A window of the Henckelia pumila isolate YLH828 chromosome 3, ASM3356847v2, whole genome shotgun sequence genome harbors these coding sequences:
- the LOC140888253 gene encoding uncharacterized protein, which yields MYEELFADWVMRNKPNSALSKENSELKAAVARLEVILSKKDLKLYRIKEKLGKAIATLSKFNSSKSKLESMLMMRQNDRTGLGFENSKFEVGEPSKTVFIKENNQPSSSPISLPKESSVPPKTQVPTDQRAKQKKRRYICHHYHKPGHIKPYCFMLMYEYMYKNERRVLKLVLPTLHQNTAQKKNTEKNIWVTKTKSNCNVVYTSMKTNVAGIWYFDSGFSRHMTGSKEYLVDYVKQDKGKVIYRGGAQGKFFGKGTLNVEGLPRLHNVLHVKGLNANIISISQLCDDDLYVKFNKTLCEVFDKNNMCALTGSRSSDNCYQLGEDIACKHTKVDELDLWHQKLGHANFKALKKLSKFDAVCGMPNLTSGVPYVCGPCQKGKQTRVSHPVLQHFGTTRCLELLHMDLMGPMEVESCGGKRYSLVYVDDFSGYSWLIFLREKFETFETFKKLIKNITNLYVLKVIKIRTDHSKEFENSLFDQFCEKERISHEYSAPKTPQQNGIAERKNRTLQEMARVMLSSKNIAKRFWAEALNMACHISNRVYLRKCSIMTSYEILMGKRPNLKYFHIFGCICYELNDRMNMAKLDSKIDKCLFLDLKGKTVEYNVDDLLDIVTPHTDSSVVSSVVPPATTPSTTLNPPLTSNLPEQDNEQVTDEQEGFEEELHDDGYDVPTRIQKNHPSSQIIGDAQGSRQARSKEKVDYKKMVGLVCMSSAYSQGFEDPHNPDHVYKLNKELYGLKQAPHAWYGRLTKYLLTIGFKRGEVDRTLFVQKGQGNILICQIYVDDIVFCGPSQKLVDECMSTTFKMSRVGEMNYFLGFQVKQMSDGTLDLGLWYTKETDTNLVGFSDADWAGDVDERKSTTGGCFYLGNNLVSCWKLLLSIVVDESNARRVWSQK from the exons GAAACTTGGAAAAGCTATAGCTACACTTTCCAAGTTTAACTCAAGCAAATCCAAACTGGAATCAATGCTAATGATGAGACAAAATGATAGAACTGGACTAGGATTTGAGAATAGCAAGTTCGAAGTGGGAGAGCCATCAAAAACTGTGTTCATTAAGGAAAACAATCAACCTTCTAGTAGTCCAATCAGTCTTCCGAAAGAAAGTTCAGTCCCGCCGAAAACACAAGTTCCTACTGATCAAAGGGCCAAGCAAAAGAAGCGTCGGTACATCTGTCACCATTATCACAAACCAGGTCACATCAAACCCTATTgttttatgctcatgtatgAATATATGTACAAAAATGAGAGGAGAGTGCTCAAActagtgttgccaacactgcacCAGAACACTGCCCAGAAGAAAAATACTGAGAAAAACATTTGGGTAACAAAAACTAAATCCAATTGCaatgttgtttatacttccATGAAAACTAATGTTGCAGGTATTTGGTACTTCGACAGTGGTTTCTCACGCCACATGACAGGATCGAAGGAGTACCTGGTTGATTATGTTAAACAGGATAAAGGAAAGGTGATATATAGAGGTGGAGCCCAAGGAAAATTTTTTGGAAAAGGCACTTTGAATGTGGAAGGACTGCCCAGACTTCACAATGTCTTGCATGTTAAAGGATTGAATGCTAATATTATTAGTATcagtcaactttgtgatgatgatctttaTGTTAAGTTCAATAAAACtctttgtgaagtttttgataagaATAATATGTGTGCTTTGACAGGTTCCAGATCATCTGACAActgttatcaacttggagaggaTATTGCATGCAAACATACCAAAGTTGATGAGTTGGatttatggcatcaaaagttAGGACATGCTAACTTTAAAGCACTGAAGAAACTCAGCAAGTTTGATGCAGTATGTGGAATGCCAAACCTTACTTCTGGAGTTCCATACGTGTGTGGACCATGCCAAAAAGGAAAGCAAACTCGAGTGTCACATCCAGTGTTGCAACACTTCGGgacaacacgctgccttgaACTCCTACACATGGACTTAATGGGACCTATGGAGGTTGAAAGCTGTGGTGGTAAAAGGTATTCTCTTGTATATGTAGATGACTTTTCAGGGTACTCATGGTTAATTTTCTTAAGAGAAAAGTTTGAGACATTTGAAACTTTCAAAAAGTTGATAAAAAATATCACTAATCTGTATGTCTTGAAGGTTATCAAGATACGAACAGACCATAGTAAGGAATTTGAAAATtccttatttgatcagttttgTGAAAAGGAAAGAATTTCACATGAATACTCAGCACCAAAAACACCTCAACAGAATGGCATTGCAGAACGGAAAAACAGAACTCTGCAAGAAATGGCAAGGGTTATGTTAAGCTCGAAAAACATCGCAAAAAGATTTTGGGCTGAAGCTTTGAATATGGCATGTCATATTTCCAATAGAGTCTATTTGAGAAAATGTTCTattatgacatcctatgaaatcctcatgggaaagaggcctaaTCTCAAGTATTTTCATATCTTTGGTTGTATCTGTTATGAGTTGAATGACAGGATGAATATGGCCAAGCTTGATTCGAAGATCGATAAGTGTCTATTTCTTG ATTTGAAAGGTAAAACAGTTGAATACAATGTTGATGATCTGCTGGATATTGTCACTCCACACACAGATTCAAGTGTTGTTTCAAGTGTTGTCCCACCTGCCACAACACCAAGCACAACACTTAACCCACCACTTACCTCGAACTTGCCTGAGCAAGATAATGAACAGGTTACTGATGAACAAGAAGGTTTTGAAGAAGAATTACATGATGATGGATATGATGTACCCactcgaattcagaaaaatcatccatcaTCTCAAATCATTGGAGATGCTCAAGGAAGCAGGCAAGCTCGAAGTAAGGAGAAAGTTGACTACAAGAAAATGGTAGGATTAGTATGCATGAGCTCCGCATACTCTCAG GGATTTGAAGATCCACACAATCCTGATCATGTATATAAGCTGAATAAAGAAttatatggattaaaacaagcaccccATGCTTGGTATGGAAGGCTCACCAAGTATTTACTTACaattggattcaaaagaggtgaggtaGACAGAACACTTTTTGTACAAAAAGGTCAAGGTAACATTCTTATTtgtcaaatttatgttgatgacatagtTTTCTGTGGTCCATCACAAAAACTTGTGGATGAGTGCATGTCTACTACATTTAAAATGAGCAGGGTTGGTGAAATGAATTATTTCTTAGGCTttcaagtgaaacaaatgagtgatg GCACTTTAgatttgggtttgtggtacactaaggAAACCGATACAAATTTggtaggttttagtgatgcagaTTGGGCAGGAGATGTTGATGAGAGAAAAAGTACCACGGGGGGTTGTTTTTACTTGGGAAATAACTTGGTGTCATG ctGGAAGTTGTTGCTCTCAATTGTtgtggatgaatcaaatgctagaAGAGTATGGTCTCAAAAGTGA